One genomic region from Terriglobus aquaticus encodes:
- a CDS encoding RepB family DNA primase, with protein MNTQTAHEFLTRCFHPGETVALLLRRENPASTTQRIVTVEQATAPRYFAWLRYENYNGANVYVAANPLHSSSRKRTKDCIAEVRHLYIDIDINGEERIAALRASDVVPTPSAILSTSPGKYQALWRVEGFDFDRQENTLKLLVIAFGGDSACTDRNRVLRVPGFLNRKYDPAHPVSVEYHGDSIYRPEDFRLDDALLNTVCPFRGTARTYAAGKNTHSEQDWAWAIQQLSLGEDAANLTLELASRRSDKPNPLYYAQRTIDIASARLMLLNGAAIEDVVVMLEHRRSAEVPAVLCSSRAREIVTTAQRMIGRSKFA; from the coding sequence ATGAACACGCAGACCGCACACGAATTCCTAACCCGATGCTTCCATCCAGGCGAGACGGTTGCTCTCCTGCTGCGTAGAGAGAATCCCGCATCGACCACGCAGCGAATCGTGACGGTGGAGCAGGCCACAGCACCACGTTATTTCGCGTGGCTGAGATATGAGAACTACAACGGCGCGAACGTCTATGTCGCTGCGAATCCGCTTCACTCTAGTAGCCGAAAGAGAACGAAGGACTGCATCGCCGAAGTCCGCCATCTCTACATAGACATCGACATAAATGGTGAGGAGCGCATCGCAGCTCTGCGAGCGTCCGATGTCGTACCCACTCCAAGCGCGATCCTGTCCACTTCGCCCGGCAAGTATCAGGCGCTATGGAGGGTCGAAGGTTTTGACTTCGATCGGCAGGAGAACACGCTGAAGTTGCTGGTCATCGCCTTCGGGGGCGACTCCGCTTGTACTGACCGCAATCGGGTTCTTAGAGTGCCGGGATTCCTGAACCGGAAATACGATCCCGCTCACCCGGTCTCAGTCGAATACCACGGCGACTCCATCTATCGTCCCGAAGACTTTCGCTTGGATGATGCATTGTTGAATACCGTATGTCCGTTTCGCGGTACCGCAAGGACATACGCGGCAGGAAAGAACACCCATTCGGAGCAGGATTGGGCGTGGGCTATCCAACAGCTTTCACTTGGCGAGGATGCAGCGAATCTCACGCTTGAGCTTGCTTCCCGCCGCTCGGATAAACCCAACCCGCTCTACTACGCCCAGCGCACCATCGACATTGCTTCGGCTCGCCTCATGTTGCTCAATGGTGCGGCGATCGAGGACGTAGTTGTCATGCTTGAACACCGTCGTTCTGCCGAAGTCCCAGCGGTCCTTTGCTCCTCTAGAGCGCGGGAGATTGTGACCACGGCACAGCGAATGATTGGCCGGTCAAAGTTTGCTTGA
- a CDS encoding type IV secretion system DNA-binding domain-containing protein — translation MFVWQRFTFSMTPLQRSYMTEYIRSDIGAKFTAHESYRLLYLGGGKGKPRLAFPVDFAPGETILPNGKIVPVALSDLATAQGYRWFYRGPEQKLADLSLNRWLRLTVFEDKGLLDLFAISFVEGGVCLAAMLWFAVPYDIRRFKQMKYGRILRGPQLLSPSEFNRAQKGDGIGFKTTELGKMMRIPAHKEAQHFQIMGDTGVGKTQLIVQMLCQIQERGESAIVYDPACEYLQRFYDKDRGDIVLNPLDERCPYWGPAQEMASNAEADAIAASLYQPATDAKDEFFHQTPAQIFAHLLRKGPTPHQLAEWMASSETLEQMVAGTEMSFYIDRKAGPQRAGVLASLGLVAKCFRLLPEKNQTDRTWNARTWAKERKGWIFITSRPPERETLRPLHSLWIDLLVMRLLTAPQPGQKPVWFVIDELASLQKLPQLHTAITENRKSKNPLVLGFQGKAQLEVIYGHMAEVMLSQPATKIFMKTAEPKAAEWISEAIGKVEIERLKETKFDGSRAGKNFTVDRQIEPLVMGSEISGLDDRHAYLKLGNNVARFDFDYLDLPTPTPAFVPRKSADGEMSFDPETLQPRRPQIPVLEEAAAAPTSEPQSGGGAPLAHKKTKQTASGVRQEESVGLAPEVGSEHDDPENVRVPFGPHHLGLHTTTEGVEQGIF, via the coding sequence TTGTTCGTCTGGCAGAGGTTCACATTTTCAATGACGCCGCTCCAAAGGAGCTACATGACCGAGTACATCCGCTCCGATATCGGAGCCAAATTCACCGCCCACGAGTCCTATCGGCTTCTCTATCTTGGAGGCGGGAAGGGCAAGCCGCGCCTGGCATTTCCAGTAGACTTCGCCCCCGGCGAAACCATCCTTCCAAATGGCAAGATTGTCCCGGTCGCGCTTTCGGACTTGGCGACCGCCCAGGGCTACCGTTGGTTCTACCGTGGGCCGGAACAGAAGCTCGCAGACCTCTCGCTGAACCGTTGGCTCCGCCTCACGGTTTTCGAGGACAAGGGCCTGTTGGATCTCTTCGCGATCAGCTTTGTTGAAGGCGGAGTCTGCCTCGCTGCCATGCTTTGGTTCGCCGTTCCCTACGACATCCGGCGCTTTAAGCAGATGAAGTATGGGCGGATTCTTCGCGGGCCGCAGTTGCTTTCGCCAAGCGAATTCAACCGCGCGCAGAAGGGCGACGGCATCGGCTTCAAGACAACCGAACTAGGAAAGATGATGCGGATTCCAGCACACAAGGAAGCCCAGCACTTCCAGATCATGGGCGACACGGGCGTCGGCAAGACCCAGCTCATCGTCCAGATGCTCTGTCAGATTCAGGAGCGTGGCGAGTCCGCCATCGTCTACGATCCTGCCTGCGAATATCTCCAACGGTTCTACGACAAAGACCGCGGCGACATCGTTCTAAACCCTTTGGACGAGCGTTGCCCCTACTGGGGTCCGGCTCAGGAGATGGCCTCGAATGCCGAGGCCGACGCTATCGCAGCGTCGCTCTATCAGCCCGCCACCGACGCTAAGGACGAGTTCTTTCACCAGACTCCGGCACAGATTTTCGCCCATCTCTTACGGAAGGGGCCGACTCCGCATCAGCTAGCCGAATGGATGGCCAGCAGCGAGACGCTGGAGCAAATGGTCGCAGGTACAGAGATGTCCTTCTACATCGACCGCAAGGCCGGCCCGCAGCGGGCAGGCGTGCTTGCATCCCTTGGACTGGTAGCAAAATGCTTCCGCCTCTTGCCGGAGAAAAACCAGACCGACCGGACTTGGAACGCCCGAACATGGGCGAAGGAACGCAAGGGATGGATATTCATTACGTCACGTCCGCCCGAACGCGAAACGCTGCGTCCGCTGCATTCGCTTTGGATCGATTTGCTCGTCATGCGGCTGCTCACCGCGCCTCAGCCCGGACAGAAGCCAGTGTGGTTTGTGATCGACGAACTCGCCAGTTTGCAAAAGCTCCCGCAGCTCCATACGGCCATCACCGAGAACCGCAAGAGCAAGAATCCGCTGGTGCTTGGATTCCAAGGAAAGGCTCAGCTTGAGGTCATCTACGGCCACATGGCCGAGGTCATGCTGTCCCAGCCCGCGACCAAGATTTTCATGAAGACGGCGGAACCCAAAGCCGCCGAATGGATCTCTGAAGCCATCGGTAAGGTTGAGATCGAACGCCTCAAAGAGACCAAGTTCGACGGCTCCCGCGCGGGCAAGAACTTCACTGTTGACCGCCAGATAGAGCCGCTGGTGATGGGTTCCGAGATCAGCGGATTGGACGATCGTCACGCCTATCTCAAGCTCGGAAATAACGTGGCAAGGTTCGACTTCGACTACCTCGACCTGCCAACTCCTACGCCAGCCTTCGTCCCACGGAAGTCGGCGGACGGGGAGATGAGCTTCGATCCCGAAACACTGCAGCCCCGCCGTCCTCAGATTCCGGTGTTAGAGGAAGCGGCAGCCGCACCAACTTCCGAGCCACAGTCCGGGGGCGGTGCTCCTTTGGCCCATAAGAAGACTAAGCAGACGGCCAGCGGTGTTCGACAGGAAGAGTCGGTCGGGCTCGCCCCTGAAGTCGGCTCGGAGCACGACGACCCGGAGAACGTGCGGGTGCCATTCGGCCCACATCACCTCGGATTGCACACGACAACCGAGGG